In Halosegnis marinus, one genomic interval encodes:
- a CDS encoding OBG GTPase family GTP-binding protein, translating into MGLEEEIDEIEEEIANTPYNKSTEAHIGRLKAKLSQKKDKLERQQSGSGGGGGYAVEKTGDATVALVGFPSVGKSTLLNALTNAESEVGSYEFTTLDVNPGMLKYRGANIQLMDVPGLIEGAAGGRGGGREVLSVVRTADLVLFVLSVFEIDQYERLRKELYENKVRLDSEPPSISVTKRHKGGLKVTTADGVDLDEDTIKEVCREYGYVNADITLRENLTIDRLVDALMDNRVYLPSAVAVNKADLIEPDYLDTVHEDLRSHGIDPDDAVFISAEEERGLDGLKEEIFEKLGLIRIYMNKPGRGVDREEPLILTESENTVDDALHRLGGSFEERFRFARVTGESAKHDEQQVGRDHELADEDVLRIVARK; encoded by the coding sequence ATGGGGCTCGAGGAGGAGATCGACGAGATCGAGGAGGAGATCGCCAACACGCCCTACAACAAGTCCACGGAGGCGCACATCGGTCGGCTGAAAGCGAAGCTCTCCCAGAAGAAGGACAAACTGGAGCGCCAGCAGTCGGGCTCCGGCGGCGGTGGCGGCTACGCCGTCGAGAAGACGGGCGACGCCACCGTCGCGCTCGTCGGCTTCCCCTCCGTCGGCAAGTCCACGCTCCTCAACGCCCTCACCAACGCCGAGAGCGAGGTCGGCTCCTACGAGTTCACGACCCTCGACGTGAACCCGGGGATGCTGAAGTACCGCGGCGCGAACATCCAGCTGATGGACGTGCCGGGCCTCATCGAGGGCGCGGCCGGCGGCCGCGGCGGCGGCCGGGAGGTGCTCTCCGTCGTCCGGACCGCCGACCTCGTCCTCTTCGTGCTCTCCGTCTTCGAGATAGACCAGTACGAGCGGCTCCGAAAGGAGCTGTACGAGAACAAGGTCCGGCTCGACAGCGAGCCGCCGAGCATCTCCGTCACGAAGCGCCACAAGGGCGGGCTGAAGGTGACCACGGCCGACGGCGTCGACCTCGACGAGGACACCATCAAGGAGGTGTGTCGCGAGTACGGCTACGTCAACGCCGACATCACCCTCCGGGAGAACCTGACCATCGACCGGCTGGTGGACGCGCTGATGGACAACCGCGTCTATCTCCCCTCCGCGGTCGCCGTCAACAAGGCCGACCTCATCGAGCCGGACTACCTCGACACGGTCCACGAGGACCTCCGCTCGCACGGCATCGACCCCGACGACGCCGTCTTCATCTCCGCGGAGGAGGAGCGCGGCCTCGACGGGCTGAAGGAGGAGATATTCGAGAAGCTCGGGCTCATCCGCATCTACATGAACAAGCCGGGCCGCGGCGTCGACCGCGAGGAGCCGCTCATCCTCACCGAGTCGGAGAACACGGTCGACGACGCGCTCCACAGGCTGGGCGGGAGCTTCGAGGAGCGGTTCCGGTTCGCGCGCGTCACCGGCGAGAGCGCCAAACACGACGAACAGCAGGTCGGGCGCGACCACGAACTCGCCGACGAGGACGTCCTCCGCATCGTCGCCCGCAAGTAG
- a CDS encoding 50S ribosomal protein L11 — MAGTIEVLVPGGQANPGPPLGPELGPTPVDVQAVVQDINDQTAAFDGTEVPVTVTYDDDGSFEIEVGVPPTAALVKDELGFDTGSGVPQEDFVADMSVEQLKKVAEQKLPDLLAYDAKGAAKEVAGTCVSLGVTIEGEDARTFKQRIDDGEYDDVFAEEAAA, encoded by the coding sequence ATGGCTGGAACTATCGAAGTGCTCGTCCCCGGCGGGCAGGCCAACCCCGGGCCGCCGCTGGGTCCCGAACTCGGGCCGACGCCGGTGGACGTGCAGGCAGTCGTCCAGGACATCAACGACCAGACCGCCGCGTTCGACGGCACCGAGGTCCCCGTCACCGTCACGTACGACGACGACGGTTCCTTCGAGATCGAGGTCGGCGTCCCGCCGACGGCGGCGCTCGTCAAGGACGAACTCGGCTTCGACACCGGCTCCGGCGTCCCGCAGGAGGACTTCGTCGCCGACATGTCCGTCGAGCAGCTGAAGAAGGTCGCCGAACAGAAGCTCCCGGACCTGCTCGCGTACGACGCGAAGGGCGCGGCCAAGGAGGTCGCCGGCACCTGCGTCTCGCTCGGCGTCACCATCGAGGGCGAGGACGCGCGCACGTTCAAGCAGCGCATCGACGACGGCGAGTACGACGACGTGTTCGCCGAGGAAGCGGCGGCGTAA
- a CDS encoding glycosyltransferase family 87 protein, with the protein MPSLARLRALWNDRPAFAGLAAAFACFLLVYPAIDWWLRSIDLAPPFVFWDFGAYGGAVERWLANEQIYERNADGGFFGTYLYPPVFLVLFRPFAQLPNGALVWAVSSLLFLWGCLVAVVQTLTRRLSWPERLFGLWLLVGFQPVLLNVKMGQTGAFMAGLLCLAFVAMERGHADRGARLASGAATGVVGVFKFAYAPVGAHLLANRERFLAAVGAGVGLVALSLLLFGLPIHLRYLDVLAWGVGQGGVARSPALWQAPYFKPLGALGGEAVWLRVAGSAVVAGYALLARDADREVFALGVAAFPLLTPLGYTYYLVSLLPAAAILLHGEFARDGRPVVPLLGLVLASLHSYGTYGVTRLLPEVAAPLVEAWPDVYFYLQPGLWGCLLLTGTALVRVADRVELSERFARADGSDG; encoded by the coding sequence ATGCCCTCCCTCGCGCGGCTCCGCGCCCTGTGGAACGACCGGCCGGCGTTCGCCGGGCTCGCGGCCGCCTTCGCCTGTTTCCTCCTCGTGTACCCGGCTATCGATTGGTGGCTGCGCTCGATCGATCTCGCGCCGCCGTTCGTCTTCTGGGACTTCGGGGCCTACGGCGGCGCGGTCGAGCGGTGGCTGGCGAACGAGCAGATATACGAGCGCAACGCCGACGGCGGCTTCTTCGGGACGTATCTCTACCCGCCGGTGTTCCTCGTGTTGTTCCGCCCGTTCGCACAGCTCCCCAACGGCGCGCTCGTGTGGGCCGTCTCGTCGCTGCTGTTCCTGTGGGGCTGTCTCGTCGCCGTCGTGCAGACCCTGACGCGCCGGCTGTCGTGGCCCGAACGGCTGTTCGGCCTGTGGCTGCTCGTCGGCTTCCAGCCCGTCCTGTTGAACGTCAAGATGGGACAGACGGGCGCGTTCATGGCCGGCCTGCTCTGTCTCGCCTTCGTGGCGATGGAGCGCGGCCACGCGGACCGGGGGGCGCGGCTCGCCAGCGGCGCGGCGACCGGCGTCGTCGGCGTCTTCAAGTTCGCGTACGCGCCCGTCGGCGCCCACCTCCTCGCGAACCGCGAGCGGTTCCTCGCGGCGGTCGGCGCGGGGGTCGGCCTCGTGGCGCTGTCGCTCTTGCTGTTCGGGCTCCCGATCCACCTGCGCTACCTCGATGTGTTGGCGTGGGGCGTCGGACAGGGCGGGGTAGCCCGGTCGCCGGCGCTGTGGCAGGCGCCGTACTTCAAGCCGCTCGGCGCGCTCGGCGGGGAAGCGGTGTGGCTCCGGGTCGCCGGGTCGGCCGTCGTGGCCGGCTACGCGCTGCTCGCGCGCGACGCCGACCGGGAGGTGTTCGCGCTCGGCGTCGCGGCGTTTCCCCTCCTGACGCCGCTCGGCTACACCTACTACCTCGTCTCGCTGCTGCCGGCGGCGGCGATACTGCTCCACGGCGAGTTCGCCCGCGACGGGCGGCCGGTCGTTCCGCTGCTCGGGCTGGTCCTCGCGAGCCTCCACTCGTACGGGACGTACGGCGTCACGCGGCTGCTGCCCGAGGTGGCCGCGCCGCTCGTCGAGGCGTGGCCGGACGTGTACTTCTACCTCCAGCCGGGGCTGTGGGGCTGTCTCCTGCTCACCGGCACGGCGCTGGTCCGCGTCGCCGACCGCGTCGAGCTCTCGGAGCGGTTCGCGCGGGCGGACGGCTCGGACGGGTGA
- a CDS encoding 50S ribosomal protein L1, protein MADSIQDAVSRALDEAPERQFRETVDLAINLRDLDLNDPNNRVDESIVLPRGTGQETRIVVFAEGETALRAEDVADDVLDGDALEELGDDTDAAKDLADETDFFIAEANMMQDIGRYLGTVLGPRGKMPTPLQPDDDVVETVNRMKNTVQVRSRDRRTFHTRVGAEDMSAEDIADNIDVIVRRLEADLEKGPQNIDSIYVKTTMGPAQEVPN, encoded by the coding sequence ATGGCAGATTCGATACAAGACGCAGTCTCTCGCGCACTAGACGAGGCCCCCGAGCGGCAGTTCCGCGAAACGGTGGACCTCGCTATCAACCTGCGCGACCTGGACCTAAACGACCCCAACAACCGTGTGGACGAGTCTATCGTCCTACCGCGGGGGACGGGGCAGGAGACTCGAATCGTCGTGTTCGCGGAGGGCGAGACCGCCCTTCGGGCCGAGGACGTCGCGGACGACGTGCTCGACGGTGACGCCCTCGAGGAGCTCGGGGACGACACCGACGCCGCAAAGGACCTCGCCGATGAGACGGACTTCTTCATCGCCGAGGCGAACATGATGCAAGACATCGGCCGCTACCTCGGGACCGTGCTCGGTCCCCGCGGGAAGATGCCGACCCCGCTCCAGCCCGACGACGACGTCGTCGAGACGGTGAACCGCATGAAGAACACCGTGCAGGTTCGGAGCCGGGACCGGCGGACGTTCCACACCCGCGTGGGTGCCGAGGACATGTCCGCCGAGGACATCGCCGACAACATCGACGTCATCGTCCGTCGACTCGAAGCGGACCTGGAGAAGGGCCCGCAGAACATCGACTCGATATACGTCAAGACGACGATGGGGCCGGCACAGGAGGTGCCTAACTGA
- a CDS encoding 50S ribosomal protein L10 produces the protein MSAESERKTQSIPEWKREEVDDIVGMLESYESVGIVNIAGIPSRQLQDMRRELYGTAELRVSRNTLLVRALEEVDDGLEQLTEHVAGQVGIIGTNDNPFGLFKTLEASKTPAPINAGEVAPNDIVIPEGDTGVDPGPFVGELQQVGAAARIMDGSIQVTEDSTVLSAGEEVSAELANVLGELGIEPKEVGLDLRGVYSDGVLFDPEELAIDIDEYRADIEAAAAGARNLSVNAVYPTARTAGTLLGKASGEAKSLGIHAAVESPDLADDLVSRADSQMRALAALIDDEEALPEELRDVEVAEPATDEAEEEEQGDDQTEDAETEAEDADSESDEDDDDDGDDGDALGAMFG, from the coding sequence ATGAGCGCCGAATCCGAGCGCAAGACCCAGTCGATTCCCGAGTGGAAGCGCGAGGAGGTCGACGACATCGTCGGGATGCTGGAGTCCTACGAGTCGGTCGGCATCGTCAACATCGCGGGTATCCCCTCCCGTCAGCTCCAGGACATGCGCCGGGAGCTGTACGGGACGGCGGAACTGCGCGTCTCGCGCAACACGCTGCTCGTGCGTGCGCTGGAGGAGGTCGACGACGGCCTCGAACAGCTCACGGAACACGTCGCCGGACAGGTCGGCATCATCGGGACGAACGACAACCCGTTCGGCCTGTTCAAGACGCTGGAGGCCTCGAAGACCCCCGCGCCCATCAACGCGGGCGAGGTCGCGCCCAACGACATCGTCATCCCCGAGGGTGACACCGGGGTCGACCCCGGTCCGTTCGTGGGCGAGCTCCAGCAGGTCGGCGCCGCCGCCCGCATCATGGACGGCTCCATCCAGGTCACGGAGGACTCGACGGTCCTCTCGGCCGGGGAGGAGGTCAGCGCGGAGCTGGCGAACGTCCTGGGCGAGCTCGGCATCGAGCCGAAGGAGGTCGGGCTCGACCTCCGCGGCGTCTACTCCGACGGCGTCCTGTTCGACCCCGAGGAGCTGGCGATCGACATCGACGAGTACCGCGCGGACATCGAGGCCGCCGCCGCCGGCGCGCGCAACCTCTCCGTCAACGCCGTCTACCCGACGGCGCGGACGGCGGGCACGCTGCTCGGCAAGGCCTCGGGCGAGGCCAAGAGCCTCGGTATCCACGCGGCCGTCGAGTCCCCGGACCTCGCGGACGACCTCGTGTCGAGGGCCGACTCGCAGATGCGCGCGCTCGCCGCGCTCATCGACGACGAGGAGGCGCTCCCCGAGGAACTGCGCGACGTCGAGGTCGCCGAGCCGGCGACCGACGAGGCCGAGGAAGAGGAACAGGGCGACGACCAGACCGAGGATGCCGAGACGGAGGCCGAGGACGCCGACTCCGAGTCCGACGAGGACGACGACGACGACGGCGACGACGGCGACGCGCTCGGCGCGATGTTCGGGTGA
- the rpl12p gene encoding 50S ribosomal protein P1, producing the protein MEYVYAALILHEADEEINEDNLTGVLEAAGVDVEESRVKALVAALEDVDIEEAVEQAAAVPAGGASSGGSAGGDADEGGDDSEEEAEEAEAEEEDDDEDDDAGGEGLGELFG; encoded by the coding sequence ATGGAATACGTTTACGCAGCACTCATCCTGCACGAAGCTGACGAAGAGATCAACGAAGACAACCTGACCGGCGTGCTCGAAGCCGCCGGCGTCGACGTCGAGGAGTCCCGCGTCAAGGCGCTCGTCGCCGCGCTGGAGGACGTCGACATCGAGGAGGCCGTCGAGCAGGCGGCCGCCGTGCCCGCGGGCGGCGCGTCCTCCGGCGGCAGCGCCGGCGGCGACGCCGACGAGGGGGGCGACGACTCCGAGGAGGAGGCCGAGGAGGCCGAGGCCGAGGAGGAGGACGACGACGAGGACGACGACGCCGGCGGCGAGGGGCTCGGCGAGCTCTTCGGCTGA
- a CDS encoding tripartite tricarboxylate transporter permease, which yields MFGVTLAAEPALAALGFVAAGVALGTVSGLVPGLHANNMALLLAGVAPALPGPPRLVAAAMLAAGVVHTFLDVVPTLALGVPDPAMAAGALPGHRLVIQGRGREALRLSALGSGLAVALAVPLAIPVTRAMTALYPHVEAHLPVVLLATAALLVCTESSLPAALAGAGCFCASAALGAVTLDLDPVAPLAAGGMLAPLFAGLFGAPVLVEAYGGNGVPRQDDATVALPRSVTGAVAGVGTLAGAAVGYIPGVSSAVAATVALLAVPGRLGARGFLVCVSGVNTANTIFALFALVALGSPRTGVLVAVEATGAPVSLGLWLPAVGIAACVGFLLVPAVGDRYLRVVGAMDYARLSVGTLCLLVCVAYLFAGPVGVATLGAATLLGLVPPRFGARRVHLMGVLVGPLALGL from the coding sequence GTGTTCGGCGTCACCCTCGCGGCGGAACCGGCGCTCGCCGCCCTCGGCTTCGTCGCCGCGGGCGTCGCGCTCGGGACCGTCTCGGGGCTGGTGCCCGGCCTGCACGCCAACAACATGGCGCTGCTGCTCGCGGGGGTCGCCCCTGCGCTCCCCGGCCCGCCGCGGCTCGTCGCAGCCGCGATGCTCGCCGCCGGCGTGGTCCACACCTTCCTCGACGTGGTGCCGACGCTGGCGCTGGGCGTCCCCGACCCGGCGATGGCCGCCGGCGCGCTGCCCGGCCATCGCCTAGTGATTCAGGGCCGCGGTCGCGAGGCGCTTCGACTCTCGGCGCTCGGCTCGGGGCTCGCGGTCGCGCTCGCCGTCCCGCTCGCGATACCCGTGACGCGGGCGATGACGGCGCTGTATCCGCACGTCGAGGCGCACCTCCCGGTCGTCCTGCTGGCGACGGCCGCGCTGCTCGTCTGTACGGAGTCGTCGCTCCCGGCGGCGCTCGCCGGCGCGGGCTGTTTCTGTGCGAGCGCGGCGCTCGGGGCCGTCACGCTCGACCTCGACCCCGTCGCGCCGCTCGCGGCGGGCGGGATGCTCGCGCCGCTGTTCGCCGGCCTGTTCGGCGCGCCCGTGCTCGTGGAGGCGTACGGCGGGAACGGCGTCCCCCGGCAGGACGACGCGACGGTCGCGCTCCCGCGGTCGGTCACGGGCGCGGTCGCCGGTGTGGGCACGCTCGCGGGCGCGGCCGTCGGCTACATCCCGGGCGTGTCGTCCGCGGTCGCGGCCACCGTCGCCCTGCTCGCCGTTCCGGGTCGGCTCGGCGCGCGCGGCTTCCTCGTCTGCGTCTCGGGCGTCAACACCGCCAACACGATATTCGCGCTCTTCGCCCTCGTGGCGCTCGGGTCACCGCGGACCGGCGTGCTCGTCGCGGTCGAAGCGACCGGTGCCCCCGTCTCGCTGGGACTGTGGCTGCCGGCCGTGGGCATCGCCGCCTGTGTGGGCTTCCTGCTCGTGCCGGCGGTCGGGGACCGCTACCTCCGGGTCGTGGGCGCGATGGACTACGCGCGCCTGTCGGTCGGGACGCTCTGTCTGCTCGTCTGTGTCGCGTACCTGTTCGCGGGGCCCGTCGGCGTCGCGACGCTCGGGGCCGCGACGCTGCTCGGCCTCGTGCCGCCGCGCTTCGGCGCCCGGCGCGTCCACCTGATGGGCGTGCTCGTCGGCCCGCTCGCGCTCGGGCTATAG
- the corA gene encoding magnesium/cobalt transporter CorA: protein MSRAVVYSAERGVEPFGDLVAARDAAGTTWVRAHDADLAALESVAEVFGIHALAVEDVANNVRPKTEEYADYTFVLVKAAELTKGDRPFDEEVREDPVGVFIGDDWVVTLSTAAIPAVERVWNAVERGDERLLQRGPDFTAYRVLDVVVDGYFDLLDRVEDAIEAIEEEVLVSTDIETLERINGVRRDLLSFRKVAWPAREAVGVLARGDPDQVAEATEKYYRDVYDHLVQVVDLTETYRDLVAGARDIYLNTLSQSTNEVMKTLTVVATIFLPLTFIAGIYGMNFSGSPYNMPELAWTYGYPAAMVGMTLVAGVMLGYFYRMDYL, encoded by the coding sequence GTGAGCCGCGCGGTGGTGTACTCGGCCGAGCGGGGCGTCGAACCGTTCGGCGACCTCGTCGCCGCGCGCGACGCGGCCGGCACGACGTGGGTTCGGGCACACGACGCGGACCTCGCGGCGCTGGAATCGGTCGCCGAGGTGTTCGGCATCCACGCCCTCGCCGTCGAGGACGTGGCGAACAACGTCCGGCCGAAGACGGAGGAGTACGCCGACTACACCTTCGTCCTCGTGAAGGCGGCCGAACTCACGAAGGGCGACCGCCCGTTCGACGAGGAAGTGCGCGAGGACCCCGTCGGCGTCTTCATCGGGGACGACTGGGTCGTCACCCTCTCCACCGCGGCGATACCCGCGGTCGAGCGCGTGTGGAACGCCGTCGAGCGCGGCGACGAACGCCTCCTCCAGCGGGGGCCGGACTTCACCGCCTACCGCGTGCTCGACGTGGTGGTGGACGGCTACTTCGACCTGCTCGACCGGGTGGAGGACGCTATCGAGGCAATCGAGGAGGAGGTGCTCGTCTCCACGGACATCGAGACGCTCGAACGCATCAACGGCGTCCGCCGCGACCTGCTCTCGTTCCGCAAGGTCGCGTGGCCCGCCCGGGAGGCCGTCGGCGTCCTCGCGCGCGGCGACCCCGACCAGGTCGCCGAGGCCACGGAGAAGTACTACCGCGACGTGTACGACCACCTCGTCCAGGTGGTGGACCTCACGGAGACGTACCGCGACCTCGTCGCCGGCGCGCGCGACATCTACCTCAACACCCTGTCGCAGTCCACGAACGAGGTGATGAAGACGCTCACCGTCGTCGCGACCATCTTCCTGCCGCTCACCTTCATCGCCGGCATCTACGGCATGAACTTCTCGGGGTCGCCGTACAACATGCCCGAACTCGCGTGGACGTACGGCTACCCGGCGGCGATGGTCGGGATGACCCTCGTCGCCGGCGTGATGCTCGGCTACTTCTACCGGATGGACTACCTATAG
- a CDS encoding DUF6517 family protein, which produces MENRRAAAALALAALLLTSGCIGFLTGSESLTFEAESVAVSDAALEETGYSEQRVTTDQRNRTFSVAGQEREVSVTNHLAEYSRAADTLFGDQQVARFTAFSTPQVRIAGQGPFNPVSDLSNRELALRLQEQYSSIDNIRFESNRTLTTLGQEVRVSKFRADATLSGGQEVEVFLHITQIEHEGDYVIAVGVHPTRVDEQANIDALIEGLDHPA; this is translated from the coding sequence ATGGAAAACCGACGTGCCGCGGCCGCGCTCGCGCTGGCCGCCCTGTTGTTGACGAGCGGGTGTATCGGCTTCCTCACCGGAAGCGAGTCGCTCACCTTCGAGGCCGAGTCCGTCGCGGTATCGGACGCGGCGCTGGAGGAGACGGGCTACAGCGAACAGCGGGTCACGACCGACCAGCGGAACCGGACGTTCTCCGTCGCCGGGCAGGAGCGGGAGGTGTCCGTGACGAACCACCTCGCCGAGTACTCGCGGGCCGCCGACACGCTGTTCGGCGACCAGCAGGTCGCGCGCTTCACGGCCTTCTCCACGCCGCAGGTCCGTATCGCCGGTCAGGGGCCGTTCAACCCCGTCTCGGACCTCTCGAACCGCGAGCTCGCGCTCCGCCTGCAGGAGCAGTACAGCAGCATCGACAACATCCGGTTCGAGTCCAACCGGACGCTGACGACGCTCGGCCAGGAGGTGCGCGTCTCGAAGTTCCGCGCCGACGCCACTCTCTCCGGCGGGCAGGAGGTCGAGGTCTTTCTCCACATCACGCAGATAGAACACGAGGGCGACTACGTCATCGCGGTAGGCGTCCACCCGACGCGGGTGGACGAGCAGGCGAACATCGACGCCCTCATCGAGGGGCTCGACCACCCGGCCTGA
- the cysS gene encoding cysteine--tRNA ligase yields the protein MTLRVLNTLTGEQEPFEPADPDDVLLYYCGLTVSDFAHLGHARTWVHVDTVHRWLEHLGYGVRHVENITDVNEKIVARVGEDDLGDSEREVAAGFIGQLLADMRALNLKRAEVYPRVTEHVPEIIDLVGTLVEKGYAYEANGSVYFDVTTFDGYGKLSNQKLDEVEAQGPEDERSEKRHAADFALWKADGVGADAVADHRHDDREYAVDTPEGETWDSPWGEGRPGWHIECSAMSMTHLDTTIDIHMGGRDLVFPHHENEIAQSEAATGEAFARYWLHADLFRMDDEKMSSSLGNFVPVKDAVPEYGTNALRVFFLSASYNSTQTYSESAIHEAEERTERLENAYRRAVEAADSAAARTKATDEDLRAAVEDTRESFTAAMNDDFNTREALAALLDLASAVNSHLDATAEHDYPGLRSAIEAFDDLAGAVLGLDFAGDAEGDATLAGELVDLVLDLREREREAGNYERADELRDDLEALGVEVQDTDDGPTYRL from the coding sequence ATGACGCTGCGCGTGCTGAACACGCTCACGGGCGAGCAGGAACCGTTCGAGCCGGCCGACCCCGACGACGTTCTCCTCTACTACTGCGGGCTCACGGTCTCGGACTTCGCCCACCTCGGGCACGCGCGGACATGGGTCCACGTGGACACGGTCCACCGCTGGCTCGAACACCTCGGCTACGGCGTGCGCCACGTCGAGAACATCACCGACGTGAACGAGAAGATCGTCGCCCGGGTCGGCGAGGACGACCTCGGCGACTCCGAGCGCGAGGTGGCCGCGGGCTTCATCGGCCAACTGCTCGCGGACATGCGCGCGCTCAACCTCAAGCGCGCGGAGGTGTACCCCCGCGTCACCGAACACGTGCCCGAGATCATCGACCTCGTGGGGACACTGGTCGAGAAGGGGTACGCCTACGAGGCGAACGGGTCGGTGTACTTCGACGTGACGACGTTCGACGGCTACGGGAAGCTCTCGAACCAGAAACTCGACGAGGTGGAGGCGCAGGGCCCCGAGGACGAACGCTCGGAGAAGCGCCACGCCGCCGACTTCGCGCTGTGGAAAGCCGACGGCGTGGGCGCCGACGCCGTGGCCGACCACCGCCACGACGACCGCGAGTACGCCGTCGACACGCCCGAGGGGGAGACGTGGGACTCGCCGTGGGGCGAGGGCCGACCGGGGTGGCACATCGAGTGCTCCGCGATGAGCATGACCCACCTCGACACCACCATCGACATCCACATGGGCGGGCGCGACCTCGTCTTCCCGCACCACGAGAACGAGATCGCCCAGAGCGAGGCCGCGACGGGCGAGGCGTTCGCGCGCTACTGGCTCCACGCCGACCTGTTCCGGATGGACGACGAGAAGATGTCCTCCTCGCTGGGGAACTTCGTCCCCGTCAAGGACGCCGTGCCCGAGTACGGGACGAACGCGCTGCGCGTCTTCTTCCTCTCGGCGTCGTACAACTCCACGCAGACGTACTCGGAGAGCGCCATCCACGAGGCCGAGGAGCGGACCGAGCGGCTGGAGAACGCCTACCGGCGCGCGGTCGAGGCGGCCGACTCCGCCGCGGCCCGGACGAAGGCGACGGACGAGGACCTCCGGGCCGCGGTCGAGGACACCCGCGAGTCGTTCACCGCGGCGATGAACGACGACTTCAACACGCGGGAGGCGCTCGCCGCCCTCCTCGACCTCGCCTCCGCCGTGAACAGCCACCTGGACGCGACGGCCGAACACGACTACCCCGGCCTGCGGTCGGCCATCGAAGCGTTCGACGACCTCGCGGGCGCCGTGCTGGGGCTCGACTTCGCGGGCGACGCCGAGGGCGACGCGACGCTCGCCGGCGAACTCGTGGACCTCGTGCTCGACCTGCGCGAGCGCGAGCGCGAGGCCGGCAACTACGAGCGGGCGGACGAACTGCGCGACGACCTCGAGGCGCTCGGCGTCGAGGTGCAGGACACCGACGACGGGCCGACCTACCGGCTGTAG
- a CDS encoding DUF7523 family protein, translating to MTIASETREAVRRRPFLHAALSAGVVNYNAAARHLGVGDEETVATALRRYADELPTPESPDREARVDMRSGLGPVDVADALLSVGDAAFGPDGGDFTAVLATGDVVVADLSRVLARLDVEGVETEAAGASEGHLVCLVGRDDGVDALRYVEDALSA from the coding sequence ATGACCATCGCGAGCGAGACGCGCGAGGCGGTCCGCCGCCGTCCCTTCCTCCACGCGGCCCTCTCCGCGGGCGTCGTGAACTACAACGCCGCGGCCCGACATCTGGGCGTCGGGGACGAGGAGACGGTCGCGACCGCGCTGCGCCGCTACGCCGACGAACTGCCGACCCCGGAGTCGCCCGACCGCGAGGCCCGCGTCGATATGCGGAGCGGGCTCGGCCCCGTGGACGTGGCGGACGCGCTCCTGTCGGTCGGGGACGCCGCGTTCGGTCCCGACGGGGGCGACTTCACGGCCGTCCTCGCCACCGGCGACGTGGTCGTCGCGGACCTCTCTCGCGTCCTCGCGCGCCTCGACGTCGAGGGGGTCGAGACGGAGGCCGCGGGGGCGAGCGAGGGGCATCTGGTCTGTCTCGTCGGGCGCGACGACGGCGTGGACGCGCTACGCTACGTCGAGGACGCGCTGTCGGCGTAG
- a CDS encoding CbiX/SirB N-terminal domain-containing protein, which produces MQALVIVAHGSHLNPDSSTPTYTHADTVREAGVFDEVRTAFWKEEPHFREVLRTLESDEVFVVPLFVSEGYFTEQVIPRELRLDGFDVEQWDSDGTSADSTTLSATDVAGKTVHYCGPAGTHDAMTDVIVRRAESVTGDPDVGPGFGLAVVGHGTERNENSAKAIRYHTERIRDLDRFDEVRDLYMDEDPEVDDVTEFFESDDVVVVPLFIADGYHTQEDIPEDMGLTDDHRTGWDTPTEVDGTRIWYAGAVGTEELMADVVLERARDAGADVGDAVERVREATRRAGAD; this is translated from the coding sequence ATGCAGGCGCTCGTCATCGTCGCCCACGGGTCGCACCTCAACCCCGACTCCTCGACGCCGACGTACACCCACGCCGACACCGTCCGCGAGGCCGGCGTCTTCGACGAGGTGCGGACGGCGTTCTGGAAGGAGGAGCCCCACTTCCGGGAGGTGCTCCGCACGCTCGAGTCCGACGAGGTGTTCGTCGTCCCGCTGTTCGTCTCGGAGGGGTACTTCACCGAACAGGTCATCCCCCGCGAACTCCGGCTCGACGGCTTCGACGTCGAACAGTGGGACTCCGACGGCACCTCCGCCGATTCCACGACGCTCTCGGCCACGGACGTGGCTGGCAAGACCGTCCACTACTGCGGGCCGGCCGGCACCCACGACGCGATGACCGACGTCATCGTCCGCCGGGCGGAGTCCGTGACCGGCGACCCCGACGTGGGGCCGGGGTTCGGCCTCGCCGTCGTCGGCCACGGCACCGAGCGCAACGAGAACTCCGCGAAGGCCATCCGCTACCACACCGAGCGCATCCGCGACCTGGACCGCTTCGACGAGGTCCGCGACCTCTACATGGACGAGGACCCCGAGGTGGACGACGTGACCGAGTTCTTCGAGAGCGACGACGTGGTCGTCGTTCCCCTCTTCATCGCGGACGGCTACCACACGCAGGAGGACATCCCCGAGGACATGGGCCTGACCGACGACCACCGGACCGGGTGGGACACCCCGACCGAGGTGGACGGGACCCGCATCTGGTACGCCGGTGCGGTCGGCACGGAGGAACTGATGGCGGACGTGGTGCTCGAACGCGCCCGCGACGCCGGCGCGGACGTGGGCGACGCCGTCGAACGGGTACGCGAGGCGACGCGCAGGGCGGGCGCGGACTGA